The nucleotide sequence AAAATAACCATCAGCTAATCCTTGCATTAATGCTGAAGCACCAAGTCTGTTTGCCCCATGATCAGAGAAGTTGGCTTCACCAATACAATACAACCCATCAACAGTGGTCATTAAGTTGTAATCTACCCAAATGCCTCCCATAGTATAATGAGTCGCAGGATAAATCATCATTGGTGTTTTGTATGGATTCTCATCAACAATTTTCTCATACATTTGGAATAAGTTTCCGTATTTAGCTTCAACAATTGCCTGACCTAATTCGTATATTTTAGCATCGGTAGGGTTCTCAATGTGATTAAGTTTAGCTTGTTCTTTCCCATAACGCTCAATAGCTGATGCAAAATCTAAATACACAGCTTCTCCAGTGGCATTTACACCATAACCAGCATCACAACGTTCTTTAGCTGCTCTCGAAGCTACATCGCGTGGTACTAAATTACCGAAAGCTGGATAACGCCGCTCTAAGTAATAATCTCTTTCATCTTCAGACAAATCGGTTGGTTTTTTACGACCTTCTCGAATTGCCATGACATCGTCCATATTTTTTGGGACCCAAATACGTCCATCATTACGCAGTGATTCAGACATCAACGTTAGTTTAGACTGATAATCTCCTGAACGCGGAATACAGGTTGGGTGAATTTGTGTATAACAAGGGTTTGCAAAAAAAGCTCCTTTTTTATGGATTTTCCAAGCAGCTGTGGCATTACTTCCCATGGCATTGGTTGATAAAAAATACACATTTCCATAACCTCCAGATGCAATGACTACTGCATGTGCTGAATGACGTTCTATTTTTCCAGTAATTAAATCGCGTGCAATAATTCCACGAGCTTTTCCATCCACTTTTACAACGTCTAACATTTCGTGACGGTTGTACATTTGAATTTTTCCACGAGCAATTTGTCTATTCATTGCCGAATAAGCCCCAAGCAATAATTGTTGCCCAGTTTGCCCTTTAGCGTAAAATGTTCTAGAAACTAAAACACCACCAAACGAACGGTTATCTAACAATCCACCATAATCACGTGCAAAAGGCACACCTTGCGCAACACATTGGTCAATTATGTTTGCTGATACTTCAGCTAAACGATATACATTGGCTTCACGTGAGCGATAATCGCCACCTTTTACAGTATCATAAAACAATCTATATGTTGAATCACCATCACCTTGATAGTTTTTGGCTGCGTTAATTCCGCCTTGTGCAGCAATAGAGTGCGCACGTCTTGGAGAATCTTGATAGCAAAATGCCTTTACGTTATAGCCTAATTCTGCTAATGTTGCAGCAGCAGAACCTCCAGCTAAACCAGTACCAACAACAATAATGTCTATATGACGCTTGTTAGCAGGATTTACTAAATCTATTTTATCTTTATAAGTTGTCCACTTATCTTTAATTGGACCCTTAGGTACTTTTGAATTTAAAACACTCATAGTTATAAAATGTTACAGGTGATTAAAATGATGCCAAACAGCAATGATTATAAATCCTAGTGGAATTACATACGCATATATTTTCCCAAAGGTTTGTAATGCTTTTTTACGTCCTGCAGTAGAACCCATTGATTGAAATGCCGAGGTGAACCCATGTAATAAGTGTAAAGCTAGAAATATAAAGGCTAACACATAAGCACCAACTCTGGCTGGGCTTAAAAATTTATGCTGTAGCTCATCAAAATATCTAAACTCTTGTGTTACAGCAATCATACCTGTCATGTCTCCTTCAAGATACTTTACTTTCATTTCTGGAAACCAAAAATCTATGAAGTGTAATACTAAAAAAGCCAAAATAACAAGCCCACTGTAAATCATGTTTCTACTAATCCAGGTA is from Pontimicrobium sp. SW4 and encodes:
- a CDS encoding succinate dehydrogenase cytochrome b subunit — encoded protein: MSGFFKSSIGRKVAMALSAFFLMFFLIIHLAVNITSLFSVELFNQLSHFMGTNPLIQLALQPVLIFGVIFHFVMGFILELKNRKAIGVKYAKNNGAANSTWISRNMIYSGLVILAFLVLHFIDFWFPEMKVKYLEGDMTGMIAVTQEFRYFDELQHKFLSPARVGAYVLAFIFLALHLLHGFTSAFQSMGSTAGRKKALQTFGKIYAYVIPLGFIIIAVWHHFNHL
- a CDS encoding fumarate reductase/succinate dehydrogenase flavoprotein subunit; the protein is MSVLNSKVPKGPIKDKWTTYKDKIDLVNPANKRHIDIIVVGTGLAGGSAAATLAELGYNVKAFCYQDSPRRAHSIAAQGGINAAKNYQGDGDSTYRLFYDTVKGGDYRSREANVYRLAEVSANIIDQCVAQGVPFARDYGGLLDNRSFGGVLVSRTFYAKGQTGQQLLLGAYSAMNRQIARGKIQMYNRHEMLDVVKVDGKARGIIARDLITGKIERHSAHAVVIASGGYGNVYFLSTNAMGSNATAAWKIHKKGAFFANPCYTQIHPTCIPRSGDYQSKLTLMSESLRNDGRIWVPKNMDDVMAIREGRKKPTDLSEDERDYYLERRYPAFGNLVPRDVASRAAKERCDAGYGVNATGEAVYLDFASAIERYGKEQAKLNHIENPTDAKIYELGQAIVEAKYGNLFQMYEKIVDENPYKTPMMIYPATHYTMGGIWVDYNLMTTVDGLYCIGEANFSDHGANRLGASALMQGLADGYFVLPYTIGDYLSDDIRTGPISTETKEFVDAEKEVTDRINFFMNNNGTKSVDHFHKRLGKVMWDKVGMARNEKGLKEAMAEIKAIREEFWKDVKVPGSANEMNPELEKAGRVADFLELGELFAKDALVRNESCGGHFREESVELDGEQKGEAKRNDKDFAFVSAWEYKGEPADAVLHKEELEFKDIELKQRSYK